The Kiritimatiellia bacterium DNA window CAATCAGGAATCAGGACGGCATTGGCCGGAAGAGAATAAGATGAGAGCCAGGTTCCGATGTGCGGGAATATCTATGCTAATGCAAATACCATGATGATGTTCCATAAAAAATAGAGCCATGCAGTACAGATTAAATCCTAAATATATGAAGCTGGCGGTGAAGGCGGCCCAAAAAAGCATAAGGACTTTGCGTGGAGGCCCTTTCGGCGCCTGCATAGTCAAGTCCGGCAAGGTGGTGGCTGTCGCCGGGAACACTGTATTTAAGGAAGACGCGACCTGCCACGCTGAAGTTAATGCGATCAGGATCGCCTCCAGGAAGTCAGGGACATATGATCTTTCCGGATGTGTTATTTATACCACTACTGAGCCCTGTCCGATGTGTTTCAGCGCTATCCATTGGTCCGGGATAAACTGCATTGTTTACGGCACACGCATTGCCGACGCGGCAAGGGCAGGATTCAACGAGCTGTCCATATCGGTCCAGAGTTTGAAGCGGCAGAGCGGCGCCCGCATCAAGATCTGCGCGGGTTTTCTTGCAGAGGAGTGCGGACAACTTTTTCAGGAATGGAAAGAGCTGGCAAACAAAAAACCTTTTCTGATCAATCACCGGGCGCCCTATTTTGCCAAAGGCCCGAAAAGATAAGGAGATGTAGGGGCTTCGCTTGCGAAGCCCTTCCAGCGGGCGTCGTCAAGCGACGCCCCTACGGGATTTTCGGACGAACATATGTCTTTGAAATTCCTATGCCTAAATCTACCTGTTGCGATTATGGTTTGCGAGCAAAGCTTTGATTTGCGAAGAAAATTGCGCTTTAACCTGAACCCAGGACATTGCTTCTATGCAAATCTTCGCTGGAACGGGGAAATCTTTTCCCCGTTCACTTGCAACAACTCCACATAACCATGAAAAAAATAGGCAACAATATGTTCTTTGTCAAATCCTATTTGCGCTGAAATTGCAAGAGGG harbors:
- a CDS encoding nucleoside deaminase; amino-acid sequence: MQYRLNPKYMKLAVKAAQKSIRTLRGGPFGACIVKSGKVVAVAGNTVFKEDATCHAEVNAIRIASRKSGTYDLSGCVIYTTTEPCPMCFSAIHWSGINCIVYGTRIADAARAGFNELSISVQSLKRQSGARIKICAGFLAEECGQLFQEWKELANKKPFLINHRAPYFAKGPKR